The following proteins come from a genomic window of Pirellula staleyi DSM 6068:
- a CDS encoding ParB N-terminal domain-containing protein: protein MSSPTLKRELRWMKATLLKRHPLKLRAAAPQDRKRVEEQIEQLGCVTPIIAHPRDDGSLEILDGHLRAEIAGENLVPVVVLECDNAASAPIFAALQQRSDRPQVTSRYAKKTPADLVRDAEKIPASYQLLVDCGAEPQQRLLFDALEAQGLRCRVLTLTTS, encoded by the coding sequence ATGTCGAGCCCCACACTTAAGCGTGAACTTCGGTGGATGAAGGCCACGCTGCTCAAGCGACACCCGCTCAAGTTGCGTGCTGCTGCCCCGCAAGATCGAAAACGAGTCGAGGAGCAAATCGAGCAACTCGGCTGTGTGACGCCGATCATCGCCCATCCTCGCGACGATGGTTCTCTCGAGATTCTCGACGGGCATCTGCGCGCCGAGATCGCGGGAGAGAACCTCGTCCCTGTCGTCGTCCTGGAATGCGACAACGCAGCGTCGGCACCGATTTTTGCGGCACTTCAGCAGCGAAGCGATCGGCCACAAGTAACGAGTCGTTACGCGAAGAAAACGCCTGCCGATTTGGTGCGTGACGCGGAGAAGATTCCCGCTTCGTATCAGTTGCTCGTCGATTGTGGCGCGGAGCCGCAGCAACGATTGCTGTTTGATGCACTCGAAGCGCAAGGGCTCCGCTGCCGCGTTCTCACGCTGACGACCTCGTAG